Genomic window (Shewanella psychropiezotolerans):
TGCGTCAGGCGTTTATTGACAACTTCTTGGGAAATTCACCCAAGTGGTTCAAAATCGCGATTATATCTTTTTTAATAATAAATCCAATAATTTTCTATATTAACCCCTTTGCCGCTGGTTGGTTACTCGTTATCGAGTTCATATTCACCTTAGCCATGGCGCTAAAATGTTACCCTCTTCAGCCCGGTGGCTTATTAGCCATTCAAGCCGTTGCCATAGGTATGACCTCACCGAGTCAGGTAATGCATGAGATAGAGGCCAATTTAGAAGTCCTCTTGCTGTTGATCTTCATGGTTGCCGGCATCTATTTTATGAAGCAGTTACTTCTGTTTGCCTTCACTAAAATGATCACTAAGGTGCGCTCTAAAGTCGCCGTATCCTTAATGTTCTGCTTAGCGTCCGCCTTCTTATCGGCCTTTCTCGATGCATTAACCGTCATCGCGGTGATCATTGCCGTGGCCATAGGTTTCTACTCCATCTACCATAAAGTAGCCTCGGGTAAATCTTTCTCTGATGATCATGACCATACAGATGAAGGCAATAACCAATTGTGTGAAGAGGAATTAGAAAACTTCCGCGGTTTCCTGCGTAATTTATTGATGCATGCCGGCGTAGGTACCGCGCTAGGTGGTGTCTGTACTATGGTGGGAGAACCACAAAATTTAATCATAGCCGCACAAGCAAACTGGCAATTCGCCGAATTTGCGATACGTATGTCACCGGTCACTTTGCCCGTCTTTATTGCTGGCATAGCGACCTGTTACCTGGTAGAGAAATTTAAGGTCTTCAGCTACGGCGTACAACTGCCAGAAGCCGTACATAAGATACTATCGGATTACGATGCCCATGAAGATGCACATCGTACTAAACACGATAAGATGAAGCTGGTCGTTCAGGCCCTCATCGGTGTATGGTTGGTACTAGGCTTGGCTTTACACTTAGCCTCAGTTGGCTTAATAGGCCTGTCGGTTATCATACTTGCAACGGCTTTCAATGGTATCACCAACGAACATGCACTGGGTAAGGCATTCGAAGAAGCCCTGCCTTTTACCGCACTGTTGGCGGTATTCTTTGCCATCGTCGGTGTCATTATCGATCAACAGCTGTTCGCACCAGTGATTCAATGGGCACTGAGTTACGAAGGTAACACTCAGCTCGTTATCTTCTACATCGCCAACGGCTTGCTCTCTATGGTTAGCGATAATGTCTTTGTCGGCACTGTCTATATTAACGAGCTCAAGGCAGTTCTGCTCAACGGACAGATCACCCGCGACCAATTCGACTTGTTAGCCGTCGCCGTGAATACGGGTACTAACTTGCCATCGGTTGCGACACCGAACGGCCAGGCAGCCTTCCTGTTCTTGTTAACCTCGGCAATTGCTCCACTCATACGCCTCTCATACGGGCGCATGGTATGGATGGCTTTACCTTACACCATAGTCTTATCCATAGTCGGTGTGTTGGCCATTCAGCTAGGTGCACTCGAGCACATGACTCAGTACTTCTATGACTCAGGCATACTCATTCACCATTCGGCGAAAGAAGCTGTGGGTGCAGTGACAGGTCATTAAAACCGATACTGAACTTTTACCCGCTATTCCAGTCTTATAAACGCCCTTCGTGGGCGTTTTTCATTGGCTCATTCACCACTGTACGATATGATTTATCAATAATTTGGCTAGGGCCTAGCCTGCAGTATAAAAGAATATTACGGAGAATATGATTTGAACTCTATGACGAGATTCGCTCAATCCCGCCTCGCCTGGCTTATCCTGGCAGGCACGGCGTTGGGACTCGAGTTATGCGCACTCTTCTTTCAATATGTAATGAAATTAGATCCTTGTGTGATGTGCATCTACCAGAGACTCGCTATCTTTGGCATCTTAGCCGCGGGCTTGATTGGCATTGTCGGCCATAAGAATCGTTTTGCTCGGCTAATAGCTGTTATAGCCTGGGGGGTCAGTGCCACTTGGGGGCTGAAACTAGCACTTGAGCTGGTCGATATGCAAACCAACCCATCTCCATTTGCGACTTGCTCTTTCCTACCCGAATTTCCTGCTTGGATGCCGCTCCATGAGTGGATGCCTGAAATCTTCCTTCCTACAGGTATGTGCAGTGATATTCCTTGGGAAATGATGGGAGTCACTATGGGACAATATATGATTGGGGCTTTCGCTGCTTACCTGATGGCCTTAGTTCTCTTCATTATCCCGGCTTTATCGGCCAGTAAGCCGAGACATGGATTCATCGCCGATTATAGGTAATCAACCAAAACAAAAAACGCCCAGCCGGGCGTTTTTTGTTTTCTATATCTGGTGAAATTAGTCGACTAATTTAGGTCTCTCAACGGCCAGAGCACGATATGATCTTCCATGTATTTGACTTTAGTCTCGCAGATCACCTTATCTTGTGTCGACATGCCATTTTTATGCATCTGAGTTTTGGAACCAGTAATGAGTGGATGCCAACTCGGTAATGACTTACCTAAATATAAACGTCGATAGGCACAGCTATCCGGCAACCAGGTCAACTCGGCGACGTTATCCATGGTCACTTGAGTGCACGAAGGCACATAGTCGAATCGGTTTGAATAGTGGGTACAATGGCCTTCATGGCTATCTAATAACTTACACGCCGCATTGGTGTAATAGAGCTCTTCGGTCTCATCATCGATAATTTTATTCAAGCAACACTTACCACAGCCGTCACACAAAGACTCCCACTCTGAAGTATTCATCTGGGCTAAGGTTTTTTCTTTCCAAAATTCCATTATTCAATTCTATAAAAAAGACGACTTTCGCAGGCTATTTTACACTAGTTAGCGAATTCATTGAAGCTCATGGCTCTCTGCATGATTCTCTATCTTAGTAAGACCTCAGGTTGAGCGTTATTTGATAGGAGGGTATTTCAATCTTTCAGACAGATAAGTCACAGATATGGCGAAAT
Coding sequences:
- the nhaB gene encoding sodium/proton antiporter NhaB, which codes for MPVTMRQAFIDNFLGNSPKWFKIAIISFLIINPIIFYINPFAAGWLLVIEFIFTLAMALKCYPLQPGGLLAIQAVAIGMTSPSQVMHEIEANLEVLLLLIFMVAGIYFMKQLLLFAFTKMITKVRSKVAVSLMFCLASAFLSAFLDALTVIAVIIAVAIGFYSIYHKVASGKSFSDDHDHTDEGNNQLCEEELENFRGFLRNLLMHAGVGTALGGVCTMVGEPQNLIIAAQANWQFAEFAIRMSPVTLPVFIAGIATCYLVEKFKVFSYGVQLPEAVHKILSDYDAHEDAHRTKHDKMKLVVQALIGVWLVLGLALHLASVGLIGLSVIILATAFNGITNEHALGKAFEEALPFTALLAVFFAIVGVIIDQQLFAPVIQWALSYEGNTQLVIFYIANGLLSMVSDNVFVGTVYINELKAVLLNGQITRDQFDLLAVAVNTGTNLPSVATPNGQAAFLFLLTSAIAPLIRLSYGRMVWMALPYTIVLSIVGVLAIQLGALEHMTQYFYDSGILIHHSAKEAVGAVTGH
- the dsbB gene encoding disulfide bond formation protein DsbB, which produces MNSMTRFAQSRLAWLILAGTALGLELCALFFQYVMKLDPCVMCIYQRLAIFGILAAGLIGIVGHKNRFARLIAVIAWGVSATWGLKLALELVDMQTNPSPFATCSFLPEFPAWMPLHEWMPEIFLPTGMCSDIPWEMMGVTMGQYMIGAFAAYLMALVLFIIPALSASKPRHGFIADYR
- a CDS encoding YcgN family cysteine cluster protein codes for the protein MEFWKEKTLAQMNTSEWESLCDGCGKCCLNKIIDDETEELYYTNAACKLLDSHEGHCTHYSNRFDYVPSCTQVTMDNVAELTWLPDSCAYRRLYLGKSLPSWHPLITGSKTQMHKNGMSTQDKVICETKVKYMEDHIVLWPLRDLN